A genome region from Hevea brasiliensis isolate MT/VB/25A 57/8 chromosome 7, ASM3005281v1, whole genome shotgun sequence includes the following:
- the LOC110660666 gene encoding fasciclin-like arabinogalactan protein 7, whose translation MEFSMIFMFSSTLLFLVSSPTNVHAASPPAPILPPTPAPAPAPIPPYVNLTDLLSVAGPFHTFLNYLESTKVIDTFQNQANNTEEGITIFVPKDSAFSSLKKPSLSNLTQDQLKQVILFHALPHYYSLADFKNLSQSSPVSTFAGSGEFSLNFTDVSGTVHLDSGWSKTKVSSSVHSTDPVAIYQVDKVLLPEAIFGADIPPTPAPAPAPEISPAADSPKSELTGGGHAPGIAPPNSAYRIINSGIWIQLILAVSGVLVLFL comes from the coding sequence ATGGAGTTCTCCATGATTTTTATGTTTAGCAGTACACTACTGTTTTTGGTCAGTTCACCAACAAATGTTCATGCTGCTAGTCCTCCAGCACCAATCCTGCCTCCAACTCCAGCTCCAGCACCAGCACCAATACCTCCTTATGTGAATCTCACTGATTTACTTTCTGTTGCTGGTCCATTCCATACATTCCTTAATTACCTTGAATCCACCAAGGTAATTGACACTTTCCAAAACCAAGCCAACAACACAGAAGAAGGCATTACCATCTTTGTACCCAAAGACAGCGCCTTTTCATCTCTTAAGAAGCCTTCTTTGTCAAACCTCACTCAAGACCAGCTCAAGCAAGTCATTCTTTTCCATGCCTTGCCTCATTATTATTCACTCGCAGATTTCAAGAACCTTAGCCAATCAAGTCCTGTTAGCACATTTGCCGGTTCTGGTGAATTTAGTTTAAACTTTACGGATGTATCTGGAACTGTGCACCTTGATTCAGGATGGTCTAAAACTAAAGTTAGCAGTAGTGTGCATTCAACTGATCCTGTTGCAATCTATCAAGTTGATAAAGTGCTTCTGCCAgaagcaatttttggtgctgataTACCTCCAACTCCTGCCCCAGCACCAGCTCCTGAGATTAGCCCTGCTGCAGactctccaaaatctgaattgacTGGAGGAGGACATGCTCCAGGAATTGCCCCGCCAAACTCTGCATATAGAATCATCAACTCTGGTATTTGGATTCAACTGATTTTGGCAGTTTCAGGTGTGCTGGTCTTGTTCTTGTAA